In Virgibacillus sp. NKC19-16, a single genomic region encodes these proteins:
- a CDS encoding ABC transporter ATP-binding protein has translation MIRRFFSYYKPHKRLFIIDFTAAVIVAILELAFPVAVQWFIDELLPGDNWGLIVTVSILLLLIYLVSTFLQYIVTYLGHKLGINIETDMRHDLFNHVQRQSFRFFDNTKTGHIMSRITNDLFDIGELAHHGPEDFFIAAMTFVGAFIIMFFINPTLALIILIAVPILIFLIAYSNIKMNKAWGKMYEDIAGVNARVEDAVSGVRVVQSFTNEDFEMERFTKDNNSFRKAKISAYKVMAFVNSNIYMLMRLITLLVLVVGAWLVFNDRLSYGELVSFVLYVNVLFNPIQKITALLEMYPKGMAGFKRFIDLLDSEPDIKNRENATEVGSLHGDIKFNEVTFAYEKTQSPVLHSLSFDITAGETIAFVGPSGAGKTTICSLIPRFYDVDRGSITIDGLDLRDMTKESLRGQIGVVQQDVFLFTGTLRDNIAYGKLDATDEEIKQAARQAHMEEFIAELPAGYETQVGERGLKLSGGQKQRIAIARMFLKNPPILILDEATSALDTETEMIIQKALNELAKDRTTLVIAHRLATIKNADRIMVVTKDGIEEEGSHEELLERDGIFAHLHRVQMR, from the coding sequence GTGATACGTCGTTTTTTCTCTTATTACAAGCCACACAAGCGTTTATTCATTATAGATTTTACCGCTGCAGTCATCGTTGCAATCTTAGAGTTGGCATTCCCGGTTGCTGTACAGTGGTTTATTGATGAACTTTTACCCGGGGATAATTGGGGCCTGATCGTGACGGTAAGTATTTTGCTGTTATTGATCTATTTAGTTAGTACATTCCTGCAGTATATCGTGACATATTTAGGCCATAAACTCGGGATAAACATTGAAACAGATATGCGGCATGATTTGTTTAACCATGTTCAGCGTCAGTCGTTTCGATTTTTTGACAATACGAAGACAGGACATATCATGAGCCGGATTACCAATGATTTATTTGATATCGGTGAGCTGGCACACCACGGGCCGGAGGATTTTTTCATTGCAGCTATGACTTTTGTTGGTGCATTTATCATCATGTTCTTCATTAATCCGACGCTGGCATTGATTATTTTAATTGCAGTGCCGATTCTGATTTTCTTGATTGCATACAGTAATATTAAGATGAACAAGGCATGGGGTAAGATGTATGAGGATATTGCCGGTGTGAATGCACGCGTGGAAGATGCTGTATCGGGAGTGCGTGTTGTTCAATCCTTTACGAATGAAGACTTTGAAATGGAACGCTTTACAAAGGATAACAATAGCTTTCGAAAGGCAAAAATTAGTGCCTATAAAGTGATGGCATTTGTGAATTCCAATATATACATGCTCATGCGTTTGATCACGTTACTCGTTTTAGTTGTCGGCGCTTGGTTAGTTTTTAATGATCGGCTTTCTTACGGGGAATTGGTTAGTTTTGTTTTGTATGTGAACGTACTGTTTAATCCCATTCAAAAAATTACGGCCTTACTTGAAATGTATCCAAAAGGAATGGCCGGCTTTAAGCGTTTTATTGATTTATTGGATTCAGAACCGGATATAAAGAACCGCGAAAACGCGACCGAGGTTGGGAGCTTACATGGTGATATCAAATTTAATGAGGTCACATTTGCTTATGAAAAAACACAGTCGCCTGTACTACATTCACTCAGCTTTGACATTACAGCAGGCGAAACGATTGCATTTGTCGGTCCATCAGGCGCAGGAAAAACCACGATATGCTCCCTGATCCCGCGGTTCTACGATGTCGATCGTGGCAGCATTACAATCGACGGGCTGGATCTGCGTGATATGACGAAGGAATCGCTACGTGGGCAAATTGGCGTTGTACAGCAGGATGTGTTCCTTTTCACAGGTACGCTTCGGGACAATATTGCTTACGGGAAACTTGATGCCACAGATGAAGAAATCAAGCAAGCGGCACGTCAGGCACATATGGAAGAATTTATTGCAGAATTACCTGCTGGCTATGAAACTCAAGTGGGAGAGCGTGGATTGAAGCTCTCAGGCGGCCAGAAGCAGCGGATCGCCATTGCCCGTATGTTCCTGAAAAACCCGCCAATTCTCATCCTGGACGAGGCAACATCTGCTCTTGATACAGAAACAGAAATGATCATCCAAAAAGCATTGAATGAACTTGCCAAAGATCGGACAACCCTTGTGATCGCACACAGACTCGCAACGATTAAAAATGCGGATCGTATTATGGTTGTGACGAAAGATGGCATTGAGGAAGAGGGCAGTCATGAGGAGCTGCTGGAGCGTGACGGGATATTTGCACATTTGCATCGGGTGCAGATGCGGTAA
- a CDS encoding DoxX family protein: MRWNVSLIKWICYAVGYVFITSGILKLLVTDFKNLFISLGLPFPETTLFLVAITEITCGMLIVGRMYVKYAVAPLILIMLCAIFITKIPVLLADGFLSFAFDARLDIVMLILLLLILQHVRGRVVT, encoded by the coding sequence ATGCGATGGAATGTGAGTTTAATCAAATGGATTTGTTATGCAGTAGGTTATGTATTTATAACATCCGGTATTTTAAAATTACTTGTCACTGATTTTAAAAATCTGTTTATCAGTCTTGGACTTCCTTTTCCGGAAACAACATTATTTCTCGTGGCTATAACTGAAATTACGTGTGGCATGCTTATTGTCGGAAGGATGTATGTAAAGTACGCAGTTGCTCCACTTATTCTAATCATGCTTTGCGCTATCTTTATAACAAAAATTCCAGTCCTGTTAGCAGATGGATTTCTATCCTTTGCCTTTGATGCAAGGCTTGATATTGTCATGTTAATTTTACTACTACTTATTTTACAGCATGTCCGTGGAAGAGTCGTCACGTAA
- a CDS encoding S1C family serine protease yields MGYYNRNYPPNPHRNSKKKRGWLVPAMLGVIIGILLVVVALPALSNSNFLPDQWAGQADNNNNSNDEANIQTYDEGNNVNTSVNVDVSTQITEVVEEVTPAVVGVINIQRQGDFWQQQEESSQAGTGSGVIYKVEDGTAFVVTNQHVVQGADTVEVVLSDDTRIEAEILGGDLFSDLAVLRMDGSEVQGVAEIGSSENIKVGEPAIAIGNPLGMMFSSSVTQGVISGTQRTIPQDFNQDGRADWQAEVIQTDAAINPGNSGGALINISGQLIGINSMKVNQAAVEGIGFAIPIDAAMPTIQELEATGEVTRPYLGVEIYSLDEVPQSEWNNTLNLPEDVEGGVYVWSVEPLSPADEAGMEQLDVITQLDGEPVMNMIDLRKILYQEKEIGDEVVVTYYRDGEQAEATIELGSQ; encoded by the coding sequence ATGGGATATTACAATCGGAATTACCCGCCAAATCCACATCGTAATAGTAAAAAAAAGCGCGGCTGGCTCGTTCCTGCCATGTTGGGTGTTATTATTGGTATTTTATTAGTGGTTGTAGCATTGCCAGCCCTATCGAATTCAAATTTCTTACCAGATCAATGGGCAGGACAAGCGGACAACAATAACAATAGTAATGATGAAGCGAATATCCAAACATACGATGAGGGCAATAATGTGAATACCAGTGTTAATGTTGATGTTTCCACACAGATAACGGAGGTTGTGGAAGAGGTAACACCGGCAGTTGTTGGTGTCATTAATATTCAACGCCAGGGGGACTTTTGGCAGCAGCAAGAAGAAAGTAGTCAAGCAGGAACCGGATCAGGTGTTATTTATAAAGTTGAAGACGGCACTGCATTTGTTGTGACAAATCAACATGTTGTGCAAGGTGCAGACACGGTCGAGGTCGTTTTATCCGATGACACGCGCATTGAGGCAGAAATACTTGGCGGTGATTTGTTTTCTGACTTAGCTGTACTCCGCATGGACGGATCAGAAGTGCAAGGTGTCGCTGAAATCGGCTCCTCAGAAAATATCAAGGTCGGCGAACCGGCAATTGCAATCGGTAACCCGCTAGGTATGATGTTTTCCAGTTCGGTCACACAAGGGGTCATCAGCGGGACACAACGAACGATCCCACAGGACTTTAACCAGGATGGACGCGCTGACTGGCAAGCAGAAGTTATTCAAACAGATGCTGCCATTAACCCCGGAAACAGTGGTGGGGCACTAATTAATATTTCCGGCCAGCTTATTGGCATTAATTCCATGAAGGTGAATCAGGCTGCTGTGGAGGGAATCGGGTTTGCCATTCCGATTGACGCCGCGATGCCAACCATCCAGGAGCTTGAAGCAACTGGTGAAGTCACACGCCCATACTTAGGGGTAGAAATTTATTCCCTTGATGAAGTCCCACAATCCGAATGGAATAATACCTTAAACCTTCCTGAAGATGTTGAAGGTGGTGTGTATGTGTGGAGTGTTGAGCCTCTATCTCCAGCAGATGAAGCGGGGATGGAGCAACTAGACGTCATCACACAACTTGACGGAGAACCGGTTATGAACATGATTGATTTACGAAAAATATTATATCAGGAAAAAGAAATCGGTGATGAGGTCGTTGTGACATATTATCGGGATGGTGAGCAGGCAGAGGCTACGATAGAGCTTGGTTCACAATAG
- a CDS encoding MBL fold metallo-hydrolase → MTIRFSVLASGSTGNAFYIESEKEKILVDAGLSGKQLDQLFDGIKVDPSALTGILVTHEHSDHIKGLGVVARKYNLPIYANEKTWKAMEGSIGKISLDQKFHFGMGEIKTFGDMDIESFGVSHDAAEPMFYTFRHDGKKIALVTDLGYVSERIKKTVEDANAYIFEANHDVGMLRMGRYPWNVKRRILGDSGHVSNEDAGLALADIIGNETKRIYLAHLSQDNNMKDLARMSVDNMLQERGIKLDLCDTDPKAPTALYDVV, encoded by the coding sequence ATGACAATTCGTTTTAGTGTATTAGCATCCGGCAGCACAGGCAATGCATTTTATATTGAATCAGAAAAAGAAAAGATCCTCGTGGATGCGGGATTAAGCGGGAAACAATTGGATCAATTGTTTGACGGGATAAAAGTAGATCCGAGCGCGCTAACAGGTATTTTGGTAACCCACGAGCATAGTGATCATATTAAAGGGTTAGGAGTTGTTGCCAGAAAATATAATCTGCCAATTTATGCAAATGAAAAGACGTGGAAGGCAATGGAGGGGTCGATAGGTAAAATTTCATTAGACCAGAAGTTTCATTTCGGCATGGGTGAGATAAAGACATTCGGTGACATGGATATTGAATCATTCGGTGTCTCGCATGACGCAGCAGAGCCGATGTTTTATACGTTTCGCCATGACGGGAAAAAGATAGCCCTAGTTACAGATCTTGGTTATGTATCTGAACGTATTAAAAAAACGGTAGAAGATGCCAATGCTTATATTTTCGAGGCAAATCATGATGTCGGCATGCTACGAATGGGCCGTTATCCATGGAATGTAAAACGCCGTATTTTAGGTGATTCAGGGCATGTCTCTAATGAGGACGCTGGCCTGGCCCTTGCGGATATTATCGGAAATGAAACAAAGCGAATTTATTTAGCACATTTGAGCCAAGATAATAACATGAAAGATCTTGCGCGCATGTCTGTTGATAACATGTTGCAGGAACGTGGCATCAAGCTTGATTTATGTGATACTGACCCAAAAGCACCCACAGCTTTGTATGATGTCGTGTAG
- the yycH gene encoding two-component system activity regulator YycH: MKLETVKTFILVILIGLSLLLTFGLWNYQPNYETQNQSSVINEVDIGGSGDETISTIVEPSEIIFHANNQHFGYSNPSDLLNMYQDMQSWEMSNFETSETEGRVEQNYEVEVIFPEDLPMEIVNQIFTFNEDIEEFPSWSFDRMYFTFDEETASLRVEFVSIDGRQQARAVINASDHYRQLWNTITSREELSAYVLFDEGESPIYIPEESKTMEQLSAVAISGVHPNNMVNALFPNPSLVSESNTSVTGSGESYYSDAQRGMTVEQFGSSMEYINPQSTGGTQSGTAVELLDRSILNINEHNGWTEDYKLTDLQSSAGHVGYRMYYLGYPVFNNADLAMIEQEWQNQALTKYTRPLFLLNDTLDSHSVELPSGNDVIYFLQNRLSPNYELGNIQDLELGYRMTVNRDYVSLEPTWYMKYNEGWYAIEDIAPSEGGFKMDWSKIKTLFIICFLILNAYLLFQFLNKQEQANLSVLEDSESPITDQLESENITLGDIGVDITEESYISTGQKTFTEQERDQLEGFDNQTSEVINNNLILSAFEDPVPIPDDASQEEINAIVEDEILLSENYVFGEWNTEKNVLLFFQVTNDLPVYLNQSGIVLIFLDDENNMQFYTQTMLGEVETQGEKRTLIEPMRAIETLYTRNQLFPDEEISNVNIGFYTRVPLENNEQVFAPTYKVAVNEGSDEQIERDYFVNAIEGTIFNSEESAFLNDTIGSIISSVRTLDDESEIKDPVLNVLESREENNRSEGENDNSF; encoded by the coding sequence ATGAAACTTGAAACAGTAAAAACGTTTATATTAGTGATTTTAATCGGGTTGAGTTTACTGCTCACATTTGGCTTGTGGAATTATCAACCTAATTATGAAACACAAAATCAATCTTCCGTTATCAATGAAGTGGATATAGGCGGTAGTGGGGATGAAACAATAAGCACCATTGTTGAACCAAGTGAGATTATATTCCATGCAAATAACCAGCATTTTGGATATTCGAATCCATCCGACCTCCTTAACATGTACCAGGATATGCAATCATGGGAAATGAGTAATTTTGAAACAAGTGAAACGGAAGGAAGAGTAGAACAGAATTATGAGGTAGAGGTTATATTTCCGGAAGACCTACCAATGGAAATAGTAAATCAAATTTTTACATTTAATGAAGATATAGAAGAATTTCCAAGTTGGTCGTTTGATCGTATGTATTTTACATTTGATGAAGAAACGGCATCTTTAAGGGTGGAATTCGTATCGATTGACGGCCGGCAGCAGGCTAGAGCGGTAATCAATGCGTCTGATCACTACAGGCAGCTATGGAACACCATAACGTCACGCGAGGAGTTAAGTGCATATGTTTTATTTGATGAAGGGGAGTCGCCGATCTATATTCCCGAAGAGTCAAAGACGATGGAGCAACTATCAGCGGTGGCCATAAGCGGTGTTCATCCGAATAATATGGTGAACGCCCTGTTTCCTAATCCTTCCTTAGTCAGTGAATCAAATACATCCGTCACAGGTTCCGGTGAAAGCTATTATTCAGATGCACAACGGGGGATGACTGTCGAGCAATTTGGTAGCAGCATGGAATACATCAATCCGCAATCGACAGGAGGGACTCAGAGTGGGACTGCCGTAGAGTTATTGGATAGAAGTATTTTAAATATCAATGAACACAATGGATGGACAGAAGACTATAAACTTACAGATCTTCAGTCATCCGCTGGTCATGTGGGCTATCGAATGTACTATCTCGGTTATCCGGTGTTTAATAATGCAGATCTAGCAATGATTGAACAAGAATGGCAGAATCAAGCGCTGACGAAATATACGCGCCCACTTTTTCTTTTAAACGACACGCTGGACAGTCACTCGGTAGAACTGCCATCAGGGAATGATGTCATTTACTTTTTGCAAAACAGATTAAGTCCCAATTATGAGCTGGGAAATATCCAGGACCTGGAGCTTGGTTACCGAATGACTGTAAATCGTGATTATGTTTCGCTTGAACCAACGTGGTATATGAAGTATAACGAAGGCTGGTATGCGATTGAAGATATAGCACCAAGTGAAGGGGGGTTCAAGATGGACTGGAGTAAGATAAAGACTCTGTTTATCATCTGTTTCCTTATTTTGAATGCCTATTTATTATTCCAGTTTTTGAATAAGCAGGAGCAGGCGAATCTAAGCGTCCTAGAGGATTCGGAATCCCCTATTACTGACCAGCTTGAATCTGAAAATATTACCCTCGGCGATATTGGGGTTGATATTACAGAGGAATCCTATATTTCGACCGGACAAAAAACGTTTACCGAACAGGAACGTGATCAATTAGAAGGTTTTGACAATCAAACTTCTGAGGTGATCAATAATAACCTTATTCTGTCAGCGTTTGAAGATCCAGTCCCTATTCCAGATGATGCTTCGCAGGAAGAAATAAACGCGATTGTGGAGGATGAAATTTTGCTCTCTGAGAATTACGTATTTGGGGAATGGAATACAGAAAAAAATGTGTTGCTCTTTTTCCAGGTAACGAATGATCTCCCTGTCTACCTCAATCAGAGTGGAATCGTACTCATTTTTCTGGATGACGAAAATAATATGCAATTCTACACACAAACAATGCTCGGGGAAGTAGAGACTCAAGGCGAAAAACGGACACTGATTGAGCCGATGAGAGCTATTGAAACATTGTATACAAGAAATCAGTTATTTCCAGATGAAGAGATATCAAACGTAAATATTGGATTTTATACAAGAGTTCCTTTAGAAAATAATGAACAAGTATTTGCCCCTACGTATAAAGTAGCGGTTAATGAAGGAAGCGATGAGCAGATCGAACGAGATTATTTCGTAAATGCGATTGAAGGAACCATATTTAATAGTGAAGAATCAGCGTTTCTAAACGACACGATAGGATCGATCATTTCAAGTGTTCGCACGTTGGATGATGAGAGCGAGATAAAGGATCCCGTGTTAAATGTACTTGAATCAAGGGAAGAGAATAATCGGAGTGAAGGAGAAAATGACAATTCGTTTTAG